The Ricinus communis isolate WT05 ecotype wild-type chromosome 8, ASM1957865v1, whole genome shotgun sequence sequence TTTTTATTTCTCCTATCCTAAACATAGGGCTGAGTATGGGTTTAAAGGCGAATCTGCCCTCTAAATTTGTCAGCAAAGTCCAATCCAccccaaaattaattttctaacctATTAAACCTCTGATCTTGCCAATTTGGTCGGTTAGACCcaaaatttagtaaaaatcACCACAAAATGCGTGGCAAgtattaaaatacaaaaattggcaatttaattactttttaaaaaaattagtctaaatttgatatatatccTTACCTAAACACTAAACCAATAGAcgattgatatatttattagttttaaatgataGAGTATATTGTCAATTATCTaataccaaaatataaaaacactCACACTATGtgttattctcttatttattgTCATGTATACACCGAGCtacttcttttttccttaaaatctttttatttagtcTTTGTATATAAATCATGACTAATATGagaacaaaatatatatttgagtattttacaatttagtaTTAGATCACTGACAATActttatcatataaaattaataaatatatgtcaaaTATCTAACGGTTTTATGTATCGGTGGAAACATACACTGAAACTGTATAAGAATTTTCGTTAGTCaataatttttccttttcttatttttctttacccTCTTTAGGCAAAATGTCAAACTTGGGCTCCCACAATTGAGTTACTAATTAGGGAAACTGGAGTTAATTTTACAGAGAAGTTCTTGATTTTGCGTTTAAAACGTAGCAGgcgaaagaaaaaaagaaaagaaaagaacactTTGTATTGTCAATTTTAGCATATCAATGGCTTGatataacatataaaataattactagtACCCACCTTTACATTGAGATTAATCTTTATGATATGTGTGTATCATAATTGATTCAGGTTGTCCGCGAGAATGATCCACTAGGAAGAGACGTGGAGCATTTTCGCCGCCATTTCTACACCGACGGGAGAGTCGGCCCTGCCTGTAAGGGAAGTGAGGGTGCATAACTGGTTGATGGCCTTGTGATCGAAGAAGGGGATTATAAGCTGGTCAAGACTCGTTTTAGTGCATTCTTTGCCACCCATCTCCATCAGTTTCTTCAGGCTGAGGAAAACAGTATAGTGATTGTTGGTAAGTGAAAATAATTATCTGTAATATTATCTGACAGTGAAAACATTgatgattattgatttatgATTTCTAAAACTTGTGTATGTTTAGGTGTGCAAACTCCAAATTGTATCAGGCAAACAGCATTTGATGCAGTGTCGCTAGATTATCAATCTGTTACTGTTATCTCTGATGCCACAGCTGCTGCTACACCTGACATACATGCTGGTAAGTAATGCATgcattcctttttcttttctttttttccttttcctgaAATGTTGACTGACAGATGCTAGTCTCaacaagaaattgaaattttcaTGACTGAAATCTATCTTTGTTTGTTTGGACCAGCTAATATGGTTGACATGAAAAGTATTGGAGTTGCAACCCCAACATTACAAGAATGGTCTGAATCTAATGCTTGATCCATGTACCTCAAAGTATTAGAGTTAGAGGAGATTCTAACTCTGCCCTCTACCTGATGACTTTTATGCATGCATATCTATCTTATGCTTGCCATTACTTAGTAATGAATCAATGGCAATCAGTAAATTTCAGAGCTTGGTGTTCATTTTTCAAACATGATTGTATTTTAGTGGACTATCATACTTCAATACGATGGCTAATCAAGTTGTTTAATCTTCATGTTTTTCCagttctttaaatttaataagtaaaataatgaataattgcACTTTGATTTGAGTACATTCTATTATTGAGTAGTGTTTGAAATGATTAGAATCTTTGAACTTAaccataaattaatttctaagcTTTCTCAATAAAGTGaacttcttttcatttttcgaAACAACTACCAAATGTGAGCCCTAATTAGACATTGTTAAGCACCACAAATGCAACCAATAATCTTGACTAATTAAGCATCATTAAGTAGGATTCTTCGCCCCACCACCAAATTTATGTTTAGTTACTTTGATGTTTTATTAAGACAAGTATTATTGAATGTGACATGAGGAAACATAGGTACTTTGTCACGATTTCAGGAATTCTAGTCCTAGAAAAATTCTATGGATGGCAGCCTTCGGATGGATTGGTTTAGCCTATTCACCGTAAACGTCTAGGCGCGTGAAAAATTCTTGTCTAATTTAGATGTATGTTTCCACTTAAACACTAAGAATATAAACAAGCCTAACTTAGTATTTTAGACTCGGAGCATTAAATGATTAATGCTAGAGTATTATAGACATCGCTATTAAATAATTGTCACCTATCTCAAtcattttatatcattatccAACAAAATTGACAGGCACCAAAAAATGCTTTTACAGAAGTCATCTTCATTCATTGAGTTCAGgcaacaaaaacaaaagaagctatacattaaaaaaaacagTACAGATTACAAAATTCAACCACAATTCTCAAGTCAAGACACTGAATTTCATTgcaagaagaaataaaagaaggggaaaaaaaagaagaagctatATTACAAATTTGTATGTTGAGGTTTGGtatttgacatatataaatatatagatatatagcATGAGACTCAAGAGAATGCCCATCTGCATTGAGATCTTGATATACTTgcaaaaatgataattaattaatgccTCTCACTATCACACAACAAATCACACAATGCCTACCACTCAAATCAAGCTGCAATTTTCAATCCTCTAAACTCTTGATAATTCTTCTCCATCAATACCTTTACCTTCATCTTTAATCATACTTCCTAGATTACACGGTTCTTCCTCATGCTTGAATCCATTCCCTTCATCGCTAACCTTTGTTATTTGCTCCTTGCAAGGTCCATAACCCCAACTACAAATTAGAAAATACAGCAGATTAACAGCACTCATTATGGCAAGAAGCCAGTAGTAATTGTCATAATGACCTTGGTTGATATTACTTGGTACCCAGCCCACTTTGCCACCTTTTGAAGTAATATTGTTAACAAGACTTAGGATAACAGTAGCCAGCAAGTTTGCCACTGCCATTCCTAGTCCAAAAAGAGCACCAGCAATGCTAGACATGCTCTTAGGGAACTCAGTGTAATAGAACTCTGTTTGTCCGATAGCGTTCAATGCCTCTGCAAAGCCATTCAGGCAATACTGAGGCGCAAGCCAGAATGCAGACATTTGGACCACAGCATTAGGATTGTTCAAGTACCCTTCATGGATTGCTTTTCTTCGTCGAACATTCTCAACAATTCCTGCAACCACCATTCCCATACATGAAAGGAATAGGCCGATTCCCATCCTCAGTTTCACACCAAGCCGCACTGGCTTACCCTTGATTTTTGTTGCCAATGGAAGGATGGCACGATCATAAAGAACAATCCATATTGCCATAGAGATAACTACAAATGTAGCAAAAGAGCCTGCTGGGACTTGGAACTTTGAGGAAAGGTGTCGGTCCATGGAACTAGCTTGAAGCACTTGAAATGAACCTTGGCTAACATTTATCGACATCATGATCCCTGTAGACCAGATAGGGATAACTCTGATAAGTGCTTTGAGCTCTTCTACTTGCTCTATTGTGCAAAGACTCCATGGGTTTGATGCTGATCCATCTGGAGCTAAATCTTGTTCAGCATTTCTTATGATGCAAGCCTTGTTCAAGAACCTAATGTCACAAAGTTTTCCAGGATATAAACGAATAATTCTCATGCATTAGtttctttaattatcaaaatgacGATATAATCATACCTTATATTCTCAGTTGGTGTAATGTACTCCGAATTCTTCCTGCGATGATATTTACTGTCTGAATTTGTGGGAGGAAATGgaatttttctattcttgTATGCAACAACAAGAACTTGTGCAAATCCAGCAAGCAAACTCTTGCTAGCTTTCTGCTTAAGGTAAAGTGGAGAGGCAATGAAGAACAAGAAAGCAGATAAGAACACGAGAATTGCAGGAACTCCGAAACCCACTCGCCAACCATGATGGTCTTGAATATAGACAATCCCCGTCAAAGCAATCAGAACAGAAATGGCTGTTGAGGCATAGTACCAGCCAAAGTAGCTTTCCAAGATCCTCTCGTTTTTGGGGTTAGATTTGTTATCCAATTGATCAGCCCCAAATGCTAAGGAACACGGCCTAATGCCACCAGCTCCGATAGAAATGAAGGCCATGGAAGATAACAGCATAGTTATTTGGCCAGCTGTTGGGGATTTACAGTTTTGAGTCATTAAATCGCAGAGGGGAGGTTTTGATTGTGGAATCATGGTTGTTAACCATAACAGGACTGTCCCCTGTGCAAAAATTTGATCTTCTTTCCCTTAGTGTCAGCAGAAAACAACTCAGTTCATTACAGTTTATAGAGCATACGGCTAATTTTCTCCTTAACTTCAGCATGTAATATTATCAATTAGCTACGACTACATATATTGTATATAATTGCACAAGTCCTTAATACAGTTGATATAAGTTGCAGAGTGCACCAGCACACATGTAGACTATCAAAAGGAGATGCTCGTACAAAGAACCAGTCACAGTTTTGTTTTCAGCTGAACACACAGCATAATTGATGATTTCACAGCTAATTGACCAGAAATTCAAACTATTTGGTACAGACTTCATATATCATGAGAAAAACTCTTCATTCCAGGAAGTTagatataattctttttatttaaagagaaCGGctcatacatatatatatatatatatatatggttatGGTCAAAAAATGTAACCTCTCTCATCCTCAGTGAATTTACCAAGAAAGTTATTTGTCACCCACATGCCTTTTCTGGAGgaagtttaaaaataacatgGTTCCAGCTATCGAAGTCTAAGGAATTGAATGAAAGAGCAAAATCTgacattattatattaatttgaacAGAAGAATTGGCATAAGTTgttttaagaagaaaagaaaaattcaaagaacatgaatttttttttcaaacaaCATTGAATCTTGTGGTCCTGTTTTCACATGTTCAGTCAGTCCCTTTCAGAGTTGAAGGCCTTTAAGAAATTGACTGCCAACTAGTTTAAAGTGACACAACTGAACTAAATGCACTAATCACatgataatttattaacttaactTGGtcaaaaaacataattaactGCATAGTGCATACTTAGGAACATAGATGGGGAAAGTAACTAaaggattaaattaaattaatgtcaATCAAGAGATACTAAACCCCATTTTTAAATGGCTTCAATTAGGAGTAAAGGTATTGTCATCTTTTTTAGCATAAAAAAGAACACAGGAATTGAcccaagaaaaaagaaaaagagaattacCAAAAGACTGAAGATGGAACCAAGGCCAATGGTAAGGTAACGACCCAAGTAAGAATCAGAGATGAAAGCACCCAAAAGAGGCATGAAATTAGTAGCAGCATTCCAAAGAAAGATTATATTGGCACCTTTAGCAACTCCTAAACCATAATCTTTCATCAAGTAAAATATCATGTTTGGTAAAAGCCCATAGCTTGATACCTTCTCAAAAGCCTCATTTGCtgtattacaaaataaataattaaataaataaccgTTCAAGAAACCAAGATCCAAAGCACTCCACTATCAAGAAAATGCAACCAAACTCAAAAGGGTAAACAAGAAacgatttaaaaaaaagaaaagattgcAGCTTTAAGTGGTTCGTCTTTCTTTTCTGGTGATCTTTTTATAAACTTCaagaaaaaatcaagaaatgcTGCATCTCGATTACAAGGGTATGTATATAAATGTAATGTGCATATATACCTATAATGAATGGCATGGTAATGAGGCCACCTTTCCTTGATTTAGGAGTATGCTGTTGATGGGTAGAGGCCATGACTTCTGTTTGAGCTAAAGCAGCTTCTTCCATATTCTTCTCCATTGTTGCACTCTAGCTTCCTCCTTGAAGGAAGAAGAccagagaaagaaagaagaaaagaaaagaaaaagaaagagaacagAGAGAGAAGTTACAAAATCTTTTGTCCTAAGAGCGGCTTAgtttatatgaatttattgtacaaagaaagaaagatctTTGAGTACTGCTGCTACTACCTGTAACAGCtgatagataaataaataaattattattattacattatgCACAGGAGATAAATAATTGAAGTTGAAAGAAACACACCATTTCTTTCTTGCCGGTTACATATATAATACATGCACTTTTCTTTTCCACTTTCcttcattttcaaatattaatttctcttttcagaaaaagaaatattacctttttgaaataaaatagcTCTGAGAttttaggaaaaaaataaaagagtacACTGACAATACCATTTTGAGAGGAGATAAGATGGGGTACACagtaagtaataaaataataattatttatttattatatatatacgaTGGGCCccacatataaatatttgccTTGCCTTGTATAGCTTTTAACTTGTGAAACTCTCTCAAGTCAATTTATGCACAGAAGGGAGCAGTTAAAAGGGAAAGAGTTCAATTATGGACTCTGTAGCTTCAGAGAATTTGTGGAAAATGGGGTTCTTGCACGTGGATTATCgacttttttctatttcttttataagtacattattattttttaatcatttttctataatgttgttctttttaattattattgttattattatttttgtagaCCGTTTGATCTGCACAAAAAGAGCAGTATTTGCCAAACTTCCTCCTGCCTAGGGACTTGAAATCTCAAGAATAGTTAAATTAtggttaaaaaatattaactttttcTGCTCCAATTATGCCTTGTTTTGGAAAATCTGTCCTCTTTTATCTCTTCTTGAAGAAGCAATTCAACTCTTTAGCAGCTGAGATATGGCGTAACAGAGCCAAGTTGTATCACTGTCAATTTCGAGTGGGATTTGGTTTAAGAATTGGAAGCttgaaatttcatattttaactTAGCATGCTAATGTAGACATAttcagtaaaaataataatataataaaaaattattagatttacTCGAGACGtcgaatataataaaattcaagttcAGTTTACctaattattagaaaagttcaattttcagaattttaaactttaattGAATGAAAACCAGGAACCACACTAGTTTCTTAACTCAATTACAccctcaaatttaaaataatatattacaatattcatataaatattaaaatttcgtgccaattctaattatttttttgtatcaaTTAAAcccaaacttaattttattaacagcctctatattttatttctttacttttattttggcAGTGGGTCTCTACCATTTGGGAGAGGCAAACCTTAAAATTCATGTGAGCTAACATATTTGGTATCAAAAATAGGCATATCCAaagtttttgattttttttttatattttatattgaatgTTTAATTTGAACATGAACCATTCAGGTCCCCCGAACTTATTCTCAATTGGTTGTGCAAAGAAAAATCTTGCATGGTATCTGTTTGATAAATGTCCTCGAATTTTATGATACTATAAAATGGCAGTTTTCCTGAAAGCTTTTCTCAATGTAAAATTTTACGTTtgtctattttatattttcttttttagttttatgttATTTACTTTGAACTGTTATTAACAAACCAtatcacttttctttttatataaaggAGATGAAAAGAGGGAAAAGTTGTGTCTTGGTATGCACATTGTACAGTTATTTATTGCATCTGAGATGTGGCTCGTGACTGGTTAGGTAATACTGTTACTTTTTTATGGCTTCTTTCCtcttctaaataaaaattattcaaccGTTAGcaggcttttctttttttccttataaatGCTATCTAAACTgtaacaaatatataattaaataaataagtgtattttatgtaaaagaattttttatttttatagcgagtttaaaaaaatacctACTTTTATTGTATAGTTCACAGTCTGTTGTCCCTCTCATtaacaatagaaaaaaaaatgaaatactTAAACTCAATAGATTACCATAATATAACTCCTTTACATGTATTTAAAAATTGTATTGAGTGAGAAGTATGTGGCTAACTTCATCTTTGGGGATTAGAATGGATCAGAGAATAGCATTAAATGTTGTTGAAAGGTAACTGAATTCGCAAGTTATGCTTGATCAGGATCAATTAGGTTTGCTGGGTTTGGAATGTTTGGTATGTCAGGAATCAGATTGTTCATGGTAAAGCAGATTTTGATGTGAtccaattaatttatatgGCTGGCTAGTAATATCAGTTGACGCAATGGTGTTCCATCAAGACAAGCTTCGGTTCATAGGGTTGTTGCCTGGTGTTCTCTCACAGAGTTGTTAGATTAAGTAAACACTGATATTTCTGTATTAGTTTCTCAAAATTTGACTTGCTCTGGGGTGATTATTCCAGACTGTCATGGACCGATGTCAGTGAGAGTTATTGAGGTATGAAATGTGGAGCTGGCTAAAGCTTTCGCCcttattatatgaaatttcAGTAGCTTGGAACTAAAGTTTGCATCGAGGAAGAATGTaagtattttttagatttaataatttaggaCATATTAAATGTGATGTATGATTTTTACCAAtaatagataattatttaaagaattttaatgcaGTTTTACGTACAATAATTGTAAAGCGCACTCGACAGGATAGTATAATAGTGATCTTTactggtttatttttttatgcttattttttttatgacatTTTACAAACACTCAATATGTCTAActcttattttcaattatagcatataattttcaaatttttaaatttctagcAAGCAAAaatgtcaataaaaaaattattgatataGCTACCCTTTcggcaataataataaaaaagaattgaatgaGCATTGGTATTGTTAGCTCATTCTAATAACCAATGGTATcatttaagtaaaataaaaaaataatctattgATATGGCTACTCTTccagcaataataataaaaaagaattgaatgaGCATTAGTATTGTTAGCTCATTCCATAACCAATGGCATCgtttaagtaaaataaataaataatctaacaacaaatatttttttctaatattttactcatatttgtgtagaaaaaaatttaataatttttatcttatccatttttaactttcttttttttttcttttttttttttttctttttgttgttagtTGCAACAATCGAAGGCAATTCAAACTTTAAATTTCTAAGATTTCAAACTGAAtgataagataaaatttatttaaagtgTTTAGGGATAGGCTAGCTACTTTAATGCTAACTTAACTTTTTGAGAGATTCTTAGTGTATATACTACAATTCTCGGATCGAAATCCATAAATCAGAGCACGTAGAGCCATCCTCTTATCTTTATGCCAAGAGAATTATGATAGACTAACCGATTATTTATATCAGTTAATGAACGAGCCCaatgcaaaaaaaagaaaaaatacatGTTGGGTCTTTGAAAAAGTTCGAatcattttgataataatCAGTTTGATCTGTTTTACCGAGAAGGTCTACGGTTCGAGTCCGTATAGCcctaaacaaaaataaagaaaattcaaataaataaaaatgaaaaaattttaaataaaaatataaataaaaaataaaaatttctaatagaATTTAGATTGTATACACTACAATTAATAGTATAATGACACGTATGTATGagtattttacattttagtattgaatgatggatacatattttattatttaatactaatGAATACGGTTTTATAGGTAGGGGACACATACCAAATTTAAACCagaatttttctaatttttttagccacatcaataaattttaattaataattccaTTAGAggttcaaattaaaataaatattaaaatacattaataatattaaaaaaaattgcgtgttatatttaaaaactaagtttaaaatatataatatttttttgttaattaagcctaataaatatataagctAAAAAGCCAACccataaaaaagaagccaTTAAGATTAAGCACATCTTAGGTAAAACCTTAGAAATGTTGAAGTCTACAATTTGAAGATAGTAGCCACCTTTCTCATCTCACTAAGAGTTTAATTGTAAAATTGAAAATCATCAAGACAAGCTTTTTCATCTAAGCtccataaattatattttgacaaGATCATAATGTCCCTCAATTAGTTGTGGAAAAACGATTGTATATACAAACCTAAGGAGGAAGACAAAACCCTAAAGATAACATAccattatttcttatttcatCACCTTAACACCGTTTCCGGTGGTACCTAATTGAAACTTCTAAAAGATGGAATTACTCTATTTCCACCATTGGAGAAATTAGGATGATCCAAAAAAGGTGAAGTAGTAactattaaaattctaaatccaagaaaatatggaaacaaaaggttatatttttctttggatcatgaatgcaaaaaagaaacaactaactctaaagagaaaattaaagaaacaaataaaagaaaaaaagtataagcatatagaaagaaaaagaaagggctGCCAAACACCAGCGGTAGTCCAGGAAAAATAGAAGTGGCACTTGGTTTTGTGAGGTTTTCGGGGATAGAATAATAGAGGGAGAAAGTTACTTGAAAATCTatccttttcttcaacttttGTATTGCAAGGAATATACTtcgaaaataattttttatttaaaaaataatatttttttatttatttttaaaatttttattgtttgctTTAGTATACtggcttttattctttattcttttgaaaGATTTGAAAACTTTTCAAGAGGTTATtcatcttaaaatttttccaAACCAAGCGCGTTTAACTTTGTTGTTTCTATAACTTcatagccaaacaaccaaacaaccaaacAATATCTCATATGATTAGTTctaactctttatatatatgctatCAACCATTCCCCGTCCCATTAtaatgtgcaattcgattcattcatgtataCCCATACCTTAAAGTGTTGTCATCCTAGAAGCTTGCCAAAGGCCGCTCCTTATCCAAGTATCCTATCCTTGCCCTGGCATCTACTTTCCGCCCTCATCGGACCGTTTCTCTATGTCAGGCTGTCACATGTCCACCAGTTTCTGCCTGGTTCGTCTTTGAACCCTACATCTACTATAGAGATtctgttttaatattatttgtaaTGATATGGAATCGGATCACATAAGATATTTTGTCCTCTTTGGCCCCTAGTAGCCTCACAGTTTTATCCCTTTAGCGGATTCGATAATTTTCCAGAAGGTCACCCATTCTGAAAATTTCTTGAATCAAGAAcgtttaattttagagttcCTATAACTCCATAGCCAAACAACAAAAAGGCGCATTACGTGATTatttccaactctttacatatatactATCAACTATTCCCTGCCTCGTTTTGATATGTAATTCAACTCATTTATGTATtcccgtaccttagagtgttgCAATCCTAGAAACCTGCCAGAAACCGCTCATTGTCCATGCATCTTATCCTTGCCCCAGCATTCACTTTTCACCTTCATTAGACCACTTCTCTAGGCGAGACTGTCACACGATTAAcaatattatttcattattattttcatttatattattactttaagTGTAGtgct is a genomic window containing:
- the LOC8273823 gene encoding protein NRT1/ PTR FAMILY 1.2 codes for the protein MEKNMEEAALAQTEVMASTHQQHTPKSRKGGLITMPFIIANEAFEKVSSYGLLPNMIFYLMKDYGLGVAKGANIIFLWNAATNFMPLLGAFISDSYLGRYLTIGLGSIFSLLGTVLLWLTTMIPQSKPPLCDLMTQNCKSPTAGQITMLLSSMAFISIGAGGIRPCSLAFGADQLDNKSNPKNERILESYFGWYYASTAISVLIALTGIVYIQDHHGWRVGFGVPAILVFLSAFLFFIASPLYLKQKASKSLLAGFAQVLVVAYKNRKIPFPPTNSDSKYHRRKNSEYITPTENIRFLNKACIIRNAEQDLAPDGSASNPWSLCTIEQVEELKALIRVIPIWSTGIMMSINVSQGSFQVLQASSMDRHLSSKFQVPAGSFATFVVISMAIWIVLYDRAILPLATKIKGKPVRLGVKLRMGIGLFLSCMGMVVAGIVENVRRRKAIHEGYLNNPNAVVQMSAFWLAPQYCLNGFAEALNAIGQTEFYYTEFPKSMSSIAGALFGLGMAVANLLATVILSLVNNITSKGGKVGWVPSNINQGHYDNYYWLLAIMSAVNLLYFLICSWGYGPCKEQITKVSDEGNGFKHEEEPCNLGSMIKDEGKGIDGEELSRV